From the Chiroxiphia lanceolata isolate bChiLan1 chromosome 13, bChiLan1.pri, whole genome shotgun sequence genome, one window contains:
- the CDH5 gene encoding LOW QUALITY PROTEIN: cadherin-5 (The sequence of the model RefSeq protein was modified relative to this genomic sequence to represent the inferred CDS: substituted 1 base at 1 genomic stop codon), which translates to MDYIILLYSLFFTLAFADKESQEKTQNLSSNKASHKRLKRDWIWNQMHIKEEIDAPLPHHVGKITSSVRNNNAKYIIEGEYANTIFKVEETSGDVYAFERLDREKKAEYELTALIIDRRNNQSLEPPSKFIIKDINDNVPVFVQKVFNGSVPEMSPVGTSVTKVTAVDADDPTVSGHATVSYQVIKGDEYFTIDDSGKXDTQMPDLDRETQSTYEIIVKAKDAPGTSGDSSTATVVITLSDINDNFPVFKHSSFHFKVPENISVGGEVGRVKVEDVDEPQHRNTKYSFVRGDYRDTFEIVANPYTNEGIIRPKKPLDFEKVAEYRFDIEATDPTVDLRYFKSGGSRSISTVTIEVTDVDEPPVFTKLPYEFKVMENDAEVRTLGSVWAHDPDAAKRKIRFIRRKASPNGDYIRVSDTGIIQLPKPLDREFSSSYNITVAAQEVLEDGRLSDRESHAHVHVIVGDENDNAPELVYPEEPRVCENAAPGKVIVRISATDKDELSPRGFFKFSLATEDSNFSLIENYDNTANITVKYGQFNRELAKIHYLPVIISDNGVPELSSTNTLVISVCKCNEKGNFTFCEERAKQVGVSIQALVAIFICIFTIIVLAMLLLLRKRHKKDLSGLGRSVAEIHEQLVRYDEEGGGEMDTTSYDVSVLNSVRKNGVKAEAAPSPYAQVQKPPGTITSGAGEMESMIEEKKSEADNDRDLLPYDTLHIYGYEGAESIAESLSSLQSGSSDSDVDYDFLNDWGPRFKMLAELYGSEPSEDFVY; encoded by the exons ATGGACTACATTATTCTACTCTATTCATTGTTCTTTACTCTAGCATTTGCTGACAaagaaagtcaggaaaaaacccaaaacctttcTTCAAACAAGGCCAGTCACAAACGGCTGAAGAGAGACTGGATATGGAACCAAATGCACATCAAAGAGGAGATTGATGCACCATTGCCACACCATGTGGGCAAG ATCACATCCAGTGTGAGGAACAACAACGCCAAGTACATCATCGAAGGGGAATATGCCAACACCATCTTTAAAGTGGAAGAGACCAGTGGGGATGTCTATGCCTTTGAGAGGCTtgacagggaaaagaaagcagagtaTGAGCTGACAGCTCTCATTATTGACAGAAGAAACAACCAGTCACTGGAACCCCCATCTAAATTCATCATCAAGGATATCAATGACAATGTCCCTGTGTTTGTACAAAAGGTGTTCAATGGATCTGTCCCAGAAATGTCACCAGTAG GAACCTCAGTCACCAAAGTGACAGCTGTAGATGCTGATGACCCAACAGTGTCAGGTCATGCCACGGTGAGTTACCAAGTCATTAAAGGAGATGAATATTTCACCATTGATGACTCTGGTAAGTGAGATACACAAAT GCCTGATTTAGACAGAGAGACTCAATCAACATATGAAATTATTGTCAAAGCAAAAGATGCTCCAGGGACTTCAGGGGattccagcacagccacagtcGTCATCACTTTATCTGACATCAATGACAACTTCCCAGTGTTCAAACACT cATCATTTCACTTTAAAGTgcctgaaaacatttcagtaggAGGAGAAGTTGGCAGAGTCAAAGTAGAAGATGTCGATGAACCACAACatagaaacacaaaatacagttttgtccGAGGAGATTACAGGGACACCTTTGAAATTGTAGCAAATCCATACACAAATGAAGGAATCATTAGGCCAAAGAAG cCCCTGGACTTTGAAAAAGTAGCAGAATACAGGTTTGACATTGAAGCAACAGATCCCACCGTTGATCTCCGGTATTTTAAATCTGGTGGCTCGAGGAGCATTTCAACAGTCACCATTGAAGTCACTGATGTGGATGAGCCTCCTGTCTTCACTAAACTACCATATGAATTTAAAGTCATGGAAAATGATGCAGAAGTAAGAACACTTGGTTCAGTTTGGGCACACGACCCCGACGCAGCTAAACGGAAAATCAG aTTTATTCGACGAAAAGCAAGTCCTAATGGAGACTATATCAGGGTGTCTGATACTGGAATTATTCAACTTCCCAAGCCCCTGGACAGAGAATTCAGCTCCTCATACAACATCACTGTAGCAGCTCAGGAAGTCCTTGAAGATG GTCGTCTTTCTGACAGAGAATCACATGCCCATGTTCATGTAATAGTTGGTGATGAAAATGATAATGCTCCAGAACTTGTTTATCCTGAGGAACCCAGAGTGTGTGAAAATGCTGCACCAGGAAAG GTGATCGTCAGGATTTCAGCTACTGACAAGGATGAACTGTCACCCAGAGGGTTCTTCAAATTCTCCCTGGCCACAGAAGACAGCAACTTCTCCCTGATTGAGAACTACG ATAACACAGCGAATATCACTGTCAAATATGGACAGTTTAATCGTGAACTTGCCAAAATCCACTACCTGCCTGTCATCATCTCAGACAACGGTGTTcctgagctcagcagcacaaacaCTCTTGTCATCAGTGTCTGCAAGTGCAACGAAAAAGGCAACTTCACTTTCTGTGAGGAAAGAGCCAAACAAGTGGGAGTCAGCATCCAAGCACTGGTGGCcatttttatctgcattttcacTATCATTG TACTTGCAATGCTGCTTCTCCTAAGGAAGAGACACAAGAAGGATCTGAGCGGGCTGGGGAGGAGCGTGGCAGAGATCCACGAGCAGCTGGTCAGGTATGACGAGGAAGGTGGTGGGGAAATGGACACCACCAGCTACGATGTGTCCGTGCTCAACTCCGTGCGCAAGAACGGCGTGAAGGCAGAGGCTGCTCCCTCTCCGTATGCACAAGTCCAAAAGCCTCCTGGAACGATAACTTCTGGTGCTGGAGAAATGGAAAGCATGATCGAGGAGAAGAAGAGCGAGGCTGACAACGACAGGGATCTGCTGCCCTACGACACCCTGCACATCTACGGCTACGAGGGGGCCGAGTCCATCGCCGAGTCCCTCAGCTCTCTGCAGTCGGGCTCCTCGGACTCAGACGTCGACTACGACTTCCTCAACGACTGGGGACCCAGGTTTAAAATGTTGGCTGAGCTGTATGGATCAGAACCAAGTGAAGATTTTGTGTATTAA